The Osmerus eperlanus chromosome 7, fOsmEpe2.1, whole genome shotgun sequence genome includes a region encoding these proteins:
- the them4 gene encoding acyl-coenzyme A thioesterase THEM4 has protein sequence MMRTGVHMVRSLCRAPQAISNNITPFSSTGMVQLAAQRTSCIRCRSMAVLPWPFSSQPRDFSLPNSSWGSEMRQQYEHYKSQCEEMTEEGEKKRGPWRRLPSYNRSLKFATGGVYLSKIIQSKARLFTRNIREQGAAFEYVMFVNKEEQKCVCVFQAGHLLEGPPGHVHGGAIATMIDTVIGTHSTYLSGPVMTANLNINYRSPIPLGSTVLLHCSLDKKEGRKTFVTCQVTSTDGSRLHTEATGLFLSVNIGHILGV, from the exons ATGATGCGAACCGGTGTGCACATGGTGAGAAGTCTCTGCCGCGCACCTCAGGCCATCAGCAACAACATCACACCGTTTTCATCTACCGGAATGGTCCAGCTAGCTGCCCAGCGGACTTCCTGTATCCGCTGCCGCAGCATGGCG GTGTTGCCCTGGCCATTCTCTTCCCAACCCAGAGACTTCAGCTTGCCCAACTCGTCCTGGGGCTCTGAGATGAGGCAGCAGTATGAACACTACAAGAGCCAGTGTGAGGAAAtgacagaggaaggagagaaaaagagagggcctTGGAGAAGACTGCCTAGTTATAACCGCTCCCTCAAGTTTGCAACTG GTGGAGTGTATCTGAGTAAAATAATCCAGTCCAAGGCTCGCCTCTTCACCAGGAACATTAGGGAACAGGGAGCAGCGTTTGAGTACGTCATGTTTGTCAACAAAGAAgagcagaagtgtgtgtgtgtgttccaggctggACATCTGCTGGAAGGGCCTCCAGG GCATGTCCATGGGGGGGCGATAGCCACTATGATTGACACGGTGATAGGGACCCATTCCACCTACCTCTCTGGACCAGTCATGACTGCCAACCTTAACATCAACTACCGCAG CCCCATCCCATTGGGCAGCACAGTATTACTCCACTGCTCATTGGATAAAAAAGAAGGGAGGAAAACGTTTGTGACCTGTCAGGTGACTAGCACCGACGGCTCCAGACTACACACAGAGGCCACAG GATTGTTTCTTTCGGTCAACATTGGCCACATTTTGGGAGTGTGA